In Candidatus Omnitrophota bacterium, the genomic stretch AACGAGAATGCCGACGCTTAAGCGAATACTTGTAATTATCTTGGTTGGTATGAGATTGGCGGCTTTTTGCAGGTTACGATGAAAGATACTTTGGATACTTCTTCAGCATTGCCGGAAAAAATTGTTCAAGAAATCGACGATATCCCCCCGTTGCCAAGCATCGTCGTGAAAGTCATGCAGCTGATCCGGGATCCCGAATCTACAGCCAAGCAACTCACGGACGTGATTTCCCAGGATCAGGCGTTGACGGGCAATATCTTGCGGTTATGCAATTCTTCCTATTATGGATTGCCGCGCGTCGTTTCGTCTCTTTCCCAGGCCATTATGTACCTGGGTTTCCATACAGTTCGCAATCTTGTCCTCACTTGCTCCATCAGTAAACTCTTCAGTCCGGATAAAAAGGTGTACGGTTATAAGAAGGGCGGCTTATGGTATCACGCCGTCGTCTGCGCCTTGACGTGCCAGATCATCAGCAAAAAGATCAAGCCCGATATCGCGGACGCCGCCTTCACGGCGGGCCTGTTGCATGACATCGGACAACTGGTCATGGCTATCATCATCAAGGATACGGCGGAAACGATCGTCGATTTGATGGAAAGCAACAATATCTCCGATTTAAAAGCGGAGCGGGAGACCGTGGGCTTTTCTCATGACGAGTTGGGAGCGGCGTTAGCGAACAAATGGAATTTTCCCGACGAGCTCGTTCACGCCATTCGCTTCCATCACACTCCGGAAGCCTCTAAGAACAAGTCCATTCTTACGGCTATCGTCAACCTTGCGGATGCGATCGTGCTGGAACTCGGCTATGGCGTTCAATTGGATCAAATGAAGCATCCCGCCAGCAGCTACGCCTTAAAAATCGCCAAAATCGACGAGGAACTTTACAACTCCCTCCGCGACGCCGCCGAAGAACAAATTTCTCAGTTCGCCTCCCAATTCATTGCCATCGAAGACTAAAGCCTTGGGAATTGGGAGGGAACCCTTTCTCTTCTCGTATCACAATCCTTTGCGGATAACGATATCGCAAATGGGACCTCGGCTGCGCTCTCCTTTCAGCACAATGTGGCCGTAATTCGATTCGCCTATGCAGGTTTTCACGATCCAATTCAATCCATTATTGAAT encodes the following:
- a CDS encoding HDOD domain-containing protein, translating into MKDTLDTSSALPEKIVQEIDDIPPLPSIVVKVMQLIRDPESTAKQLTDVISQDQALTGNILRLCNSSYYGLPRVVSSLSQAIMYLGFHTVRNLVLTCSISKLFSPDKKVYGYKKGGLWYHAVVCALTCQIISKKIKPDIADAAFTAGLLHDIGQLVMAIIIKDTAETIVDLMESNNISDLKAERETVGFSHDELGAALANKWNFPDELVHAIRFHHTPEASKNKSILTAIVNLADAIVLELGYGVQLDQMKHPASSYALKIAKIDEELYNSLRDAAEEQISQFASQFIAIED
- a CDS encoding phosphate starvation-inducible protein PhoH, with the translated sequence FNNGLNWIVKTCIGESNYGHIVLKGERSRGPICDIVIRKGL